The nucleotide window ATAACTTACTTTGCAAATTCTTCATTATCTTCTGTCACAATATACGTGATATAGATATTATTCACTCACATagaaatggaagaaaatgaTCAAGATGCTGCTCGCACGACGTtgtgttaattaaattttaatttacattTCCACATCAATAATTGACACGTCAAATTTGCAAGTAAAATACCTTCAGTAAGTAGCATGAGATACTTGCAGTATTTCATCGCAATAATTACAGAGTTTAGTTGAGCAAgcagataataataatcagatgtttttgatgaaatgaaaaatgaatagatAAGATTTTCTGTTGCCAATTCTTTCAAACAATAGATTACTATGTACAGAAACATGCGATCTAATCCTGAAATTGTGAAGGATGCAAGTTCAACCCGTTCGTACGACGAATTTCTCCCGAGTAATTTGCTAAAAGTATGCATCATTGGTTACATTTAGTGGAAAGAGGTTCGAcctccaatatttttttttttttttaacaaggTATTTCCTAAACGTGTGAAAATCGTTAAACTCGTTACGAACAAGTTGAACAGAGGAATAACATTTCCACCACATGTCTATTTCTGGTATACGTGGCAAGACAAAAATAGCTTCAAATAATTCCAATAGTTGTAAAATGTGTATCCAGAGATGATGgatttgtaatgaaaatcaaagCTCCCCATGTTGTTGCATGCGATAAAACGAAGAAAGGAAACaacaaaagtttaaaaattaccGAACGGTAATCAGCTCGACCAAGATTCTCCACACTTTTAAAAAAGGTTCAATTGACTCACCAGTAACAGCGGCTGCCTCGCTACCTTCCTCGTTAACTTCGATGAACGCCTTCTGAATAACTTTGCTGATTTTGAGCGGTGCGTTAGCCATGCCAGAGAAGTCGGCGCCGTTTTGGAACATTTCAGACATACCCATCTGAAACGTAACTCAGTATATAAAAGCACTCGTGTAACCGTGAAtaaagaatagaaaaagaaatgagtaagaaacgccacaaaaaaaaaatcaatcaaccttgttatatgaaaaaaaattgttgatataTTAAAGACATACCTTTTCCAAAGATGGCTTAAGGTCCAATGTTGTTTCGATCTTGAATTTCGGAAGGTACAACATAACTTCATTTGAATACGAGCGTTTCAAGTGGTCGGTTAAATTTACAGTATGGAGATTATCCTGTATTCGCTTCAGTCCGTCGATTTGATTCGGTCGAATGATGATCATGCTGAGTTCTTTACCCTGAAGATGAGAGAGAAATGCTATAGTGTCACGCCTTaagaatgtataaaatttttcatcttcccTAGCTTTACGCATTAGCGCACAATTCAAACTTGTGCAGATCCAGTTCGATTACAGAAATAGATTAGAGAAAATCTAAACGATCCTCTCGACGGTTGTGAAAAATACTTCGTACTGCTATCATGTTGCAAAATTTCGGAAtcaagaatgaaagaaagaaaaacgagacaCTTTTGGTTACGAGATAACTGTCTCGTAAAAATGTTGCCATTATCATTGTCTTTGCTGTTTGCAGAACGTACCTCATATGGTAGTTCGATGAATTTCGCATCGATTTCCGGAATATTTCCGAATCGGTAATTTCTCTTTATGTACATGGTAGGGACGTTAATGGTAGTTTTTGCGTCAACGTGGAAAGGTCTATCTTCAGTCTGGGCTGAGTCAAACTTCGTGGCCCAGTTACCCTTGAAGTAAACGGCGTTTACGAGAACCAACGCGGTATCAGGAGTGAGGCTGTCTGTGTAGGAAGAATTGAGAAACAGTAGCGAACATCTAACACGAGTTGATTTTATCTCGTAATCAAACATACCTGGAGTAACTACATCCTTGATACGATGGTTAGTCTGCTCGTCACACCAAGCGTTTATGCTAGCGGCGGCAGTTGCCGCACGACCAAAGTCAAGACTTTCGGTTTCCGCCAAGAATTTTACAGCAGTAATTTCCTTGTACGAAGCCTTTATGGGAACCATGTCTGAAGTGTAGATTTTATTGGCCATCTTCAGTTGAACTCCTTTCACAGCCTGAAACGATTAGTGTCCTTCATTAGCCGAAAGAGTCCAACACAATACTTGAAAGAAAACAGATTAGTTCAAGCAGCGGTGAGTTGCTGTTTCACTTAAATACACCGAGGgtcaaaacatttttcagaaCTCATCGATATACAATTAACGCTTACTAAATGCTGCTAACAATATTCTTTACGATTAGTGACCACATCGTCATTCTACCACTTTATACTTCTTTCGTGGAATATTATACAGCAAGTTCTTCCTATAATCATCAACTTGCtcaaatattgaaatgaatccCCGTCTCAGCTTACGTTCAACGTTTCAATCAGCGATTTGTAACCAGATTGACCTAATGCGTTGTTGGCTGGAATGCCGAGAGATGTTCGCATTTGAGTGGCAGTTGAACCACCAGCGCCATAGGCAGCCATGGCAAGAACAACCTGAGCACTCAACGGGGAAGAGATCAAGTTGCCCGGATTCGATTCCACGACAGTCtgcaatttgaaaatacacCTTGCTGAATGTATGAGACATGAAGAAGATTGAATTCGAGCGTAGAAAAGAATACATGGCGAaacattgatttttattttgtactacGAAACCTTTACACTTTAtactagaatttttttactcttactttcaaaaatctgTTGGAGAATCCACCAGTACTCCGGGCAATGATCCGGAGTGGATCGTTACTTGGGTCAGCCATGGCGCAAACAGCGAATGCCGCAGCGGAAAACAACAGTACTGAAACATACGAATATTtgtgaagaaaatatattgtatagaAATGTTCACACGATTTCATCGACGGCATGAAAAGTTTCTGAAACTTTCTAAATTACACAAAACTAATTTGTCGGTGATCACGTGTTTCGGGTAGTGCAATGCATAACACATGGCTTGTGCAGTCAATCGGGTTCAGCTTAAAGATGAAGAAACGGTTTTGACGTTTCCCTTCAATCCCCTTCGACAAGGGCTGTTGAGTCAAAGTACTCAACTGTTTCTGTATAAGCCATTAAAACTTGTTTTGTTAATATTGAATCACTGAGTTTCAAATATGCACATGAAATTTGAGATTCATTTTGGATGGTAAAAAAACGCAAAAGAATTAGactatttcattctttttcccttcaaACTTGTTCAGAAGTAAAATCTCGGATAACCGATCACAGTTACTTTCAAATTTCGTATGTAAACACGCGGGATTCAATATCATCTCATTGGTACGCAGCACGATGTAAACAATTCAAATAAAGTTCGTTACATCGAAGTTGTTAAAGGTTTTATCGATGGTCCAACTTCCTTGATGGATGAAAAGACGACTGACAtaacaaaatatttcgaaatatcttcaaagattaatgtgaaatgaatttttctctacAAATTCAACTACACCGGTTGCCGACCGAACTTTTACTGACCTTTCGATAACACAACTGGGTGTAGATTTCAGAAGTATGCCTGGCTACGACCACTAGACACCGAATGACATCGGACAACTTAGAGACTTTTAGTCTATGCGATGGTGGCTCTACGCGATCGCGCATGCCTGTATCAGACAGCGCCTAGCGGCATAGAGCATCGAAAATTCATCCTTACAATGGACGTGAAGGAGAATAAACACGGAGCATCCACCCATCCATTGGACTTGGGAATCAATATATAGTGTGCAAATTCCACCGTGACATTGCCGCTCCTCGAtaacgaggaaaaaatatcgttacaaGTTCGTGATAGAAATATGGAACATACCTATAGTGTTGACGTCCAAGGATTTACAAAGCTAACTTAATTAAGTCTGGATGAAAATTGGTTAAACAACATGCTTTATAGTCTAACCTTTGCGAGAATGACGTGTGAACGAGGAAACACCTTTGACAAACCGGCCGGTAAATATCAACCGCTCGAACATGTGGCGACTGAAGCAAAGCTGAACTGACTGACAGAGAATACACTTTCACATTGACTTATACGAGCTGTATATGCGGTGATTTCACGGCAGGTAAACCTAATGGCTGAAAATCACACTCTTGGTTGCATCTGCAGCAGATAGTTCAGAAATTAGTCATCGTAGATAACGCGACTCGCAATCTATGTCGATAAACCGATGACGATTACTCACAGCCCGTACGACCAGAACAACAAGCTCATCATCGCTTGTGCATGAAAGTTGTACAGCATTATCAGTTTGCACGCGATATAATGATGATCGGGTTTCGCAGCCATTCGCCACTCTTCATAAATCAGAGCTGTGGCATGTTAATCGATGACGGCAACAGCGAGTTACTGTAGAGCGATCTTGTAATGCGCCAAGTGAAAAGGAAGGTGCATTTATCGAACGTGCAACCAGAGTCTGAAGGATTGTATGGAAATTGGTTGCTCTTCGTACATACTATACGATGAGCTTCTACAAGTTCGGACAATACGCGTTAACCTTGACTATAACCGtcacgaaataaaattgtcttccttgaatatgtatgtatacgcatACATAGAGAGTCTAAACGGGTTTCTCATGaaccaggttttttttttaattcatcgcTCCTAGGAGGTTACAACGTGTCTTCTTTCAAGCATTATACGTCAGTCGTGCGTTATGTAAATCAATAATGGAAATACCCATTATATACTCGTCTATTTCAGGTGACAGCCAATTTGTGAAGTTAATTAATAAACATCTTTAACGGCTGTATTAACCGGTAATCGTTATGTTATTACTCGGAGAGGAATGCACAATGAGTTAGTCGTGAAATTACTATTTCTACATTTCTAGATTTCCTGAGATACGTTTGTAACCGTCGTGCATCGATGGACGAAGACGCGAATCACCTAATACTTTACCACGAAACACAGCCATGTACGGAAATGTTACCGAGAGACGTTGTTCGTCATTTTTAGTATAATCGAAAGTAGTCACGATATTCGAATTCGATTAAAAAtgaagatgaggaaaaaaatatcccgtTATTTATAAAACGACGAATGATCTCACTTTGCACACTTGAAATATGCTGATCACTACGTACCACAAAGAGGATATTAAGACGTTTTATGGCTTGTACATTGGGTACGATCTTTCCTGGGAAGGAAGATTGCAATACGATTACAAACAGGATTTTACTTCCAACCCGTTTTTATCCAACAACTTTTTCTCAACTAGTTCATGGAATACTGTGGTAGCCGAGAGGTGTGGTAGGATCGAAATCACCGATGATTGAGATTCACATATGTACCGACATCGAATTATCATAAGACTTACGGCGATCCAGCGCGATGGGATTCAAAGCGATATATTCAACGAAAAAGTCTCATAGGTCTTCGaccatgaatatttttacagacCGGAGCAACATCGTTCAAGGCTTTCGACGGAAAGTCAACGGAGTTCCGCTTAATCCGCGCACGCAAGCAAAAGTCTCACCTCATCGTTAATAAAACCGAGAGGAAAAAATCCCCGATTTCGTGATGTTTATATTGTCTGCATTCTGGGAAGAATACCAATAAACATTTCGTGTTAACGAGGCCATTACGTGACGTGCATTTACTCCTTGAATATCATGAAAACACTCATCTATACATCGCGGTGTGTTCATcagtagaaaaatgaaattattaggTGAACTCACTGTCAACCGGGCAATAGACAGTGTGGAAAGTATGACTGCTTTTAGACAGTATTTCATACATATCTGAAAGCAGTGAAAACATCGCGACATTGCTGACGAAAGAAAGTTTGAGGGTTGAAGTGTATTCGCGAAAAGAAGCAGCTGTTTAGCGAAGATAATGATTCTTTGATAATGCTGAGTGAAAAATAAGGCCACACAACCATTGGCTGTTCGGCGAATTAGTTGTTTATACGCAGGCAAGTAAACGTGGTTCGATACGATATGTCTACATGCAAAGCAACAGGCGACAGTTGATAATAGTTCAAAGATTGCACAATACACGATTCAACAAGGTCGTTATGGTAGTTAAAACATCCCAGTGAAACAATACAAGTTACGTCAGAGGTTGCCGGATCGATTTGGGATGCATGGTGATAAGGGATTGGCATCGTACAAACTTGCTACAAGTTGAACGATGAAGAAATGGTGGTTGCATATATGTCCTAATTAGACATCTGTCAAACTCATAGGGTCCATTTTTTCCGCGAACCAAACAGTGGAAATTTTCACTCCAGTACCATCAGTGATCGACTGTTGTTTGGAAATGGATTCATTCACCAAGTCAAATGATAAAGTctggtaataataattgtaaacaAGAATGGTCACGATGTTATCTCAAACCATAGACGTGACGAGCGTGATAAGTCGACGATTTTCAGagaatattctttttcttgtaTTATAGATTAGAGCTGCAGCCTGGGTCAATTGAACGATGGGATTCCGTGAATTCATCTTCTACTGAGAAATCAGATATTACAGGCAACTTTGAGAGACCTCACCGATAGTAAGATCAATTACATAAAACAAGATACTCCATTATTTTACACCTGAAATTATCGTACGCAAATTTAAAACGTACAGCTGGtggtattaataataattagacTTTTTTGCCGTAGTAATATGAAGGTGAACAAATCACATATTTTGATCAAGAATAGAATCAATATTTGTGGTACACGTATTTAAGAAACAAAAGGGTAAAATTTTCCTTACAAAATCTGTGACAACTAATACATTTAAAATAGTTAAAATTATCACAGATTCGCCTCCGATGGTTTATCGACAAGTTTTAAACTCAAAGCTCTTAACCAGTGCAAACCATTGATTGGGATATGTTTTCGAGTCAAGTCTTATCAACTCGGTTAACGAAAATacaaatcaatttgaaatcatttccaTCGTCAACTTCGCATGGTTGACACCGTTGCAGCAGACGTTATGAGTGCACGTATATACAAGTGTACGGACAGATCATTAACCATTATCCATAACCAATGAATCGGGACGAATGTGACAAAACTTCACACCCAGTCACGTGTTCCTACAGCAAAGTAATGACACGTAGCGAGATATAAGGTGATGTTACTTACGGGTCCGCATCTTGAATTGAGTTGAGGTTCAGTTCAGCTCGGCAACAAGATGTAAACTGAAGCTCACCAGAAAGTGAATGCGCCTCATTATACATCCTCTCCTACCGCCGGTACGAGTATCAAAGTCCCGGCCGTTCCGACCGCGTCCCTCAACGTCTGTCTTGCCTCCCGTCTCATTTTTGTAACCATGCAAAGTTCTGCCTTCCTCTCCTCCTTTtcaaataaagaaattgtaCATGTTCGACGCACTTGGGAAATCCCCTCGATGAAGGTGAGCAAATGCTCCTTCCATTATTCGTTTTGTTTGCGCTAGAATATGCGAGCATGGGAGTGTAACTGGCTGTACCGGTCAAATGACATCAGGCTTGACAAGCCGCGTGAAAGGGAAATTCGATCGTTTTTATTCCATAGGCCAGTTTACAGTTCACGTAGCTAGTTAGCCAAAACTCGATATACTTTTTTTGAATTGCATTGCAAGTTAGTCGTACATCGAGAATTTGAATCAAATGTTTATAATGATCCTAAGCCGCAAACTtctctttaaaaattcaatagtAGAAAATACtagaattataaacaaaagcttGGATCTCGAAACTTCGTTTCATATCGCCTTAAATATTGTTAAGAATCTAGTAGATTCGTTCGAGTTCGCTCTACGATGACtcgttttatttacaaaaccAATGGACCATTTTCTCCAAGGACACTgaaatacataataatatgtgTTCCATCAGCAGGCGATTAgatgttacaatttttcaactgcAAACATGAGCCACTTTAAATGCAACTCGGTCAATGGTCTGTCAGTGATATTTCGAGTGATAAAAATGCGGTGTTGACATTTTTACGACAACGGCTGACCCCAAGTTTTTGAATAACAATCGTACATCGTTACAGTTGGTATAATTATAACCGCAAggctgaaaattaaaatgcaAATGATCATGGAAGCTGTGGTAACATATTCCAAGTCAACGGACGAGAAGTGTTGGACAATAATCAGCAACTACAAGACACCGGGTGGCATGTTGTGGATGGTGAAAGAGTGATAATCACGACTCCAGCCCCCTCGGACTcctcgaaaaatcgtgaaccGAAACTTTGGGGGTGATAAGAACAAACCGATAAGGCATTTACGACGCGTACATAATGGGCTTCTAAATGTATTCCAAATTGCCGATTCGACAGAAATGTAACGACATGTTTGGGGCTAAGAAATGTTCGTAAACCTTTTTTGAGCTGGTCTTGgtctcaaaataaaaaaaaaaaatttagcgaTTTGAATTGTTTAGGAGCAACGACTAATTGATTCCTAGACGCATCCGCGAAAATTCTCAGCTATGAATTTCGAATGTATCTTTGTTGTATCTTAATATAACCTGACGTCAAAAGGTCCATTGATATCTTTGCGTATGATAACAATCGTAAAAATAACTCTAAGTTGTGTGTGAATTAGATAATCGCAGGTTAAAGCTCCCGGAACATACATTTTGAGTTTCGCAAATTATCGTCCGTTCGTAGGCCTAAACAGTtgaatcgaaaataaaatttcatgacaAATTAAACAATcttgaaaatacatttttttaaacagttgAAACTTTTTGGATGATAACGGCATTCGTAAAagcatgaattttttattttatttctaatttcaattcaatgaaatCACTTCTAtaagtaatatatatttaaaccTTCTCAGAGTTCTAAATTTTTCAGAACGCTTGAAAAGTTCtccaaaatttaatttttttatttgaattactTTATGATTGGTGTCATAATGGAATGGTTTTTgtctgtttgaaaaattgaataacataaaaaatttccatcgagcataaacaatattcaacatgtgaaaaaattcatttgaaataaaacgaacCTTGTAATAAATTACTTTACTCATTAATCTATCGTTTGAAGCatcttgattattttcatcgattaAAATCAAGTTTAGCGATTTATGGCTCTACAAAATTATGAATCAGTTATAAAATGTTAATTTCACCTCCTACAAGATTTTAAAGTGTTTTTTATAGAGAAATAAGTGATTTAGAATTTTCTTAATATTTCCAAAACATTAAATATCAATACTTgtcaaatataaattttgaaatatttaaaaaaatggaaaacaaaaCGCCTCATCATGAAACCATTCTTGGAATGATCGcaacaaaaaataacatttctaGGAATTTTTATAGATTATTGAAAGGGATGGAACTTTAAAAAAGGTTGTAATAGTTGAAGATTCGAAGTGATGCcatgaatttttactttttgtaaaaatatatattaaatacatGTACAACAATGTCTAAAAACCCGTCAACATCATTGCAGCATCATTTCCAATTATTCCACTTTTCTTATTTATCGTAACTACATCATTTCCTGTGAATACAgtaatatcaatatttttcattattccaggtacgagtatatattttatatagtAACGAAACGGCATTACCATCGATTCATCGAATCCTCGTCAAATATGACctttaaataaatatgtttaCCGTATATAGAGTGTCTCTTTATTTGCTGGAGCGAATTATCGTATTATTTTACATAGTACATAGTTTAATCACTTCAGATTTCTGGAAAAGCGTAATGTGAATGATTTAAAACGAATGTGGATAACCTGAAATATTCAATTGCAGATGAATAACTTCTCGCTGATGTAAtgagataattttatttcaagataAGCTTGTTGTTGTCTCTTCGAGTCGTCATTATCAAAGTTCCTGGCCCCCAGTGATGGGTGGGTATACATTATTTAGTCGGGCGAAATGTGATTCAACTTTGAAACCGAGTCTAATCATTATAGATAACATCAGGTCCGTTGGATGTTTGCCGGTCACAAGTTCAAACTCTCTTACGTGTTTATCGAACCTATCAAAGATCCAAGAGCCTGGAGAACCTGATTTTTATACTgcaatgtgaaaaaatttagcaaCTTGCAACTCGTCTTTCTCCGATTTAACCAAAACTTTTATCTCACATAAACATCCTTAATCTCAAAATTGCTTTATTTCATCAGTGCGCCAGAGACGACACGGCAAAatcattttccaaatttttctctcaagtTCTCATACTCctgcacaaaaaaaaacttggcaaTTTTCACAATGTTAAGCTCTAATATACGCAATTTCCATCAGGAAAGTATCACCGCCAAGGAATGACAAACAGTTGCAACACATTGCATCAAGTCGGGAATCGATATAAAACTATTATTGATTAGTAGAAACCGATCAACAAATTGGCTTCTCCAAGGTGCGACGCACTCGACAAGGTCCACAATCACATATCCTCAAgtgggaattatttttctcgtgCTTAGCACCCTCGgctgtttctttttccttgGTCAATGGACCTTCGAGGATGCGTCTGATCCGACAGGGACTGCAATCACAGCCCGGATTTTCTTTGAAGTACTCAAATCCTTCCTGCAGAAGATGATTCGAAATTATGTGTAATGTAAGAATTTATGAGATGCCCGGTCCgaacaaaatatgaaaaacgtTCGAGCAGTAGACAAGGACAAcacttgaatgaaaaaaacaaatgaaagaaataagtTCATTAAAAAGCAATTACCAACTGCTAAGGTCACGACAAAGTGACTACAAATAAACGGATTCTCGTAGTTATTACAGGACCAAATGTTTGCCAATAAGCACTAAAAACACCGCGATGAAAGCTTTTCAGATGAACCGATGATTAGGGTAAGCCGTTCGAACGATTAACACACGTTGACATACAGCTGTGTTCAGTGTGAACTAATCAATTCGTCTCCAAAGGCATTCGACGAGTCGTACGAAAGGTTTTTTTCCGTAATTAAAGAAAAGCTTGCTTATTGTTTGGTTTCTTTTCAGAAAGTACTGCGGTTGTTTTGACTGGTGCTCATCGGCAATCGTTCAATGATAACGAAAtcacaaaaaatgtttgagaaCGATGGTTGTTGCGAACCGTGTATTCACCGCAGAAGGTGAATTCGCCGTGTGATTTCTCAGGAGGATTTGTCTCTTCTTTCGAACCGCAAGGATTGCGAGAACGCGGACGAGGACAGGAGTCAAGGCTTGGCGAGAGTTGCGGCTGGCAACATTTCCTTTCGCACGAATGCATTACGGATGGTGTTGAGCTGCACGATTCTTCCTTGGATTTTGGGCTGCTGATATCATGCCACTCGAAATGCGGAATGGGGATCTGTGAATCCAACGGTAACAAAATGAAGACAAAATAACCGTGCCCGTTTGGAAAGTCCGATGGTGCGTTTAGGAATAATCCGGAATTTGGAACCTTCAGTGGTGTGCAGAGGAACCAGTCGAGGGGACGTTTGATTAGATCAAACAGCGAAGTTGTATTTCTTCTGCATCGACAAGGAGGGAGTGGTTCTTTGCACGGTATTTTAggacgtgaaaaaatttcgtaccCTCTCATTTCCGGGGGTACAATGAAACATTCGGCAGAAGTTTGCGATTCGGAGTTGCATCTACGCGTAGCGACTGCAAAAGGATGTGATTACGCGCTTTTCAATAATTCGATCGGGTAAAAATCCACTCCAAGAAAGTTTGCCGAGGTGTAAGATAATTTCCCTGACCTCAACTAAAACTCGGGTactaatatttttgttcattgtCACCTCAAGGAAAAATCTGtgctgaaaaaataatggTAGATTGTTCGGCTGTAGTACTTGACTCACTTATTCCGAGATACCAATTTTTCCAGTCCAGCTCAGTGACTTGTCATCTTTTACACGTCTAATCTCTGACCTCTCAAGCTTTCTCGAGGTTGTTCGGATCTTTGACACCTTTGTGGCAGCTCGGTTCTTTCGGACCGCAACATTTCCCATCTGGGCATTGTTTCTTCTTGCACAAATCGCAGCCGCAAATCGGATCCCTCTTTGGTCCGCGGTGACACTCATCTTCGCATTGCGGAGGAGGCGGACAGCAGCATGGCGCGCAAGGATCCTGATGATATTGAATGATGTGGTGGGTCTGGGTCAAACTTCGGAAtgaagctgaagctagcagccaatgtatttcacaaaatttttatattcgaaCTTCACTTCCTTATGCGAATGAGTATTACAACGCTTGGCTGCTAAttctggctgctagcttcaaGCTCGTAACTTAAAAATGATCAAAGTTCAAACCGACCATTACACAGAATGGTCAGAATTCTGAATGGTCAAAACAAGAAATGGTCGATATTCCCAATGATCAGAACTACTAAAGGTCAAATACCTAAATGGTTATTCTGAATGTTACCAAGTATCATCATCAAGTATGCCATGAAGCGTTGAAAGCTATGTTTGAACGTTGGTACCTTTCGAAGTTTTAACCATCCAAAATTTTGACCGTGCGGTGTAATGGTCTGTCTGAACTTTGACATGACTTAGGAGAACTAAGGATCACATGCTACTTTAAGGATTTACTGAAAGCCAGTAGCATCCCATTGGCAGACCGAGCTTGGCCATTTGTTGTTGGGATCCTCCTTTAGGAGTTCAGCCAGCTGACAACGTGACGCTCGATTGGTACAATTCTTTCTGATAATGAAATCCAACGAATTCTACCTGCATACGGATAAAGCAGCACTCTGGCGGCTTCGGTTTGCCGATATCCGGGCAAAACTCTTCGGGCTGCAAAGGTCTCTTGGGCTCCGGACATCCAGGATGACACTGCGCCGCCGAACTTTTGTTGGATTCATGCTTGGCGTTGCCGTCCATTAACTTGGTAGTACAGCTCTTTCGGTCGTAGGGACAGGTACGTTTTTCACCACCAATGTTAAGCAAGTTGTCTGGCAGTTGTGGGAtcgtgaatttatttattttttattttaatttatacttttAAGATTGCTTTCAGAGGTTTTACTGAACGACGCCGGGAATATTTTGCGGGTTCAAATGCGGTGTCAAGGAGTCGAATTTCTTACCGCTTCCTCCCTCCATTATCCTGGACCACAGACTTTTCGTTGTATCAACCATCCTTGCTTCGAAGTTGCCGAATCTCTTTTAGTTTCGTTGAAGTaaaatggaaattattttctaaaaaattttgacgttGACAATTTTGCTCGCATTGAccgaaaaaagaagaatgcTTCACTTCCGTTGGTTATTCCAATGTTTCTCTGCTCGAACAAAGGAACATAAAATTCAGACAGTGATAATACATACGagtattttatacatatcAGGAGATTGTACAAAACGAATTTTTACCAT belongs to Neodiprion lecontei isolate iyNeoLeco1 chromosome 5, iyNeoLeco1.1, whole genome shotgun sequence and includes:
- the LOC107219166 gene encoding antichymotrypsin-2 isoform X15, with product MADPSNDPLRIIARSTGGFSNRFLKTVVESNPGNLISSPLSAQVVLAMAAYGAGGSTATQMRTSLGIPANNALGQSGYKSLIETLNAVKGVQLKMANKIYTSDMVPIKASYKEITAVKFLAETESLDFGRAATAAASINAWCDEQTNHRIKDVVTPDSLTPDTALVLVNAVYFKGNWATKFDSAQTEDRPFHVDAKTTINVPTMYIKRNYRFGNIPEIDAKFIELPYEGKELSMIIIRPNQIDGLKRIQDNLHTVNLTDHLKRSYSNEVMLYLPKFKIETTLDLKPSLEKMGMSEMFQNGADFSGMANAPLKISKVIQKAFIEVNEEGSEAAAVTGLSGRRSFDISKKTTVLNVNRPFILFLRQAETVPIIAGAPSSSWHGVAEPSASIPRRQASLLHDIPSEF
- the LOC107219166 gene encoding antichymotrypsin-2 isoform X13; the protein is MFERLIFTGRFVKGVSSFTRHSRKVLLFSAAAFAVCAMADPSNDPLRIIARSTGGFSNRFLKTVVESNPGNLISSPLSAQVVLAMAAYGAGGSTATQMRTSLGIPANNALGQSGYKSLIETLNAVKGVQLKMANKIYTSDMVPIKASYKEITAVKFLAETESLDFGRAATAAASINAWCDEQTNHRIKDVVTPDSLTPDTALVLVNAVYFKGNWATKFDSAQTEDRPFHVDAKTTINVPTMYIKRNYRFGNIPEIDAKFIELPYEGKELSMIIIRPNQIDGLKRIQDNLHTVNLTDHLKRSYSNEVMLYLPKFKIETTLDLKPSLEKMGMSEMFQNGADFSGMANAPLKISKVIQKAFIEVNEEGSEAAAVTELTITLESLSPEEEMKVDRPFLLSIVHRALDSPLFIGHISSPAIP
- the LOC107219166 gene encoding antitrypsin isoform X6, which produces MFERLIFTGRFVKGVSSFTRHSRKVLLFSAAAFAVCAMADPSNDPLRIIARSTGGFSNRFLKTVVESNPGNLISSPLSAQVVLAMAAYGAGGSTATQMRTSLGIPANNALGQSGYKSLIETLNAVKGVQLKMANKIYTSDMVPIKASYKEITAVKFLAETESLDFGRAATAAASINAWCDEQTNHRIKDVVTPDSLTPDTALVLVNAVYFKGNWATKFDSAQTEDRPFHVDAKTTINVPTMYIKRNYRFGNIPEIDAKFIELPYEGKELSMIIIRPNQIDGLKRIQDNLHTVNLTDHLKRSYSNEVMLYLPKFKIETTLDLKPSLEKMGMSEMFQNGADFSGMANAPLKISKVIQKAFIEVNEEGSEAAAVTGFILLPVSANYQPPPPERFMVDRPMYYAIHHRDLDLPLFKGVLHFPISA
- the LOC107219166 gene encoding antichymotrypsin-2 isoform X1, with product MFERLIFTGRFVKGVSSFTRHSRKVLLFSAAAFAVCAMADPSNDPLRIIARSTGGFSNRFLKTVVESNPGNLISSPLSAQVVLAMAAYGAGGSTATQMRTSLGIPANNALGQSGYKSLIETLNAVKGVQLKMANKIYTSDMVPIKASYKEITAVKFLAETESLDFGRAATAAASINAWCDEQTNHRIKDVVTPDSLTPDTALVLVNAVYFKGNWATKFDSAQTEDRPFHVDAKTTINVPTMYIKRNYRFGNIPEIDAKFIELPYEGKELSMIIIRPNQIDGLKRIQDNLHTVNLTDHLKRSYSNEVMLYLPKFKIETTLDLKPSLEKMGMSEMFQNGADFSGMANAPLKISKVIQKAFIEVNEEGSEAAAVTGLSGRRSFDISKKTTVLNVNRPFILFLRQAETVPIIAGAPSSSWHGVAEPSASIPRRQASLLHDIPSEF
- the LOC107219166 gene encoding antichymotrypsin-2 isoform X8; protein product: MRTLLLFSAAAFAVCAMADPSNDPLRIIARSTGGFSNRFLKTVVESNPGNLISSPLSAQVVLAMAAYGAGGSTATQMRTSLGIPANNALGQSGYKSLIETLNAVKGVQLKMANKIYTSDMVPIKASYKEITAVKFLAETESLDFGRAATAAASINAWCDEQTNHRIKDVVTPDSLTPDTALVLVNAVYFKGNWATKFDSAQTEDRPFHVDAKTTINVPTMYIKRNYRFGNIPEIDAKFIELPYEGKELSMIIIRPNQIDGLKRIQDNLHTVNLTDHLKRSYSNEVMLYLPKFKIETTLDLKPSLEKMGMSEMFQNGADFSGMANAPLKISKVIQKAFIEVNEEGSEAAAVTGLSGRRSFDISKKTTVLNVNRPFILFLRQAETVPIIAGAPSSSWHGVAEPSASIPRRQASLLHDIPSEF